The following are encoded together in the Mustela nigripes isolate SB6536 chromosome 11, MUSNIG.SB6536, whole genome shotgun sequence genome:
- the VASN gene encoding vasorin, with protein MCSRIPLRLLLPLLLLAPEPGVWGCPSGCQCNQPQTVFCTARQGTTVPRDVPPDTAGLYVFENGITTLDAGSFASLPGLQLLDLSQNQIASLPSGVFQPLANLSNLDLTANRLREITNETFHGLRRLERLYLGKNRIRHIQPGAFDTLDGLLELKLQDNDLRALPPLHLPRLLLLDLSHNSLPALEPGTLDTANVEALRLAGLGLRRLDEGLFSRLRNLHDLDVSDNQLERVPPAIRGLRGLTRLRLAGNTRIAQVRPEGLAGLVALQELDLSNLSLQALPHELSGLFPRLRLLAAARNPFNCVCPLSWFGPWLRDSHVALASPEETRCHFPPKNAGRLLLDLEYADFGCPATTTTATAPTTKPEVWGPTFSPSSPAPTWLSPTELVTEAPSLPPAAPPTVRPPSRPQDCPASICLNGGTCHLGVQGHLECLCPELFVGLYCESRVRQGLPASPAPATLQPPQPPALGIEPASPTSLRVGLRRYLQGSALQLRSLRLTYRNLSGPDKRPVTLRLPASLAEYTVTQLRPNATYSICVRPLGVGRVPEGEEACGEARTPPASRSNHAPVTQAREGNLPLLIAPALAAVLLAALAAVGAAYCVRRGRAAAAAHGKAQLGPGTGPLELEGVKAPLEPGPKATEVGGEAPPSGPECEVPLMGYTGPSPQGPLPAKPYI; from the coding sequence ATGTGCTCCAGAATCCCCCTGCgcctgctgctgccgctgctgctgctggccccaGAGCCTGGGGTGTGGGGCTGCCCATCTGGCTGCCAGTGCAACCAGCCACAGACAGTCTTTTGCACCGCCCGGCAGGGAACCACTGTGCCCCGCGACGTGCCACCCGACACAGCCGGCCTGTATGTCTTCGAGAACGGCATCACCACGCTCGATGCAGGCAGCTTTGCCAGCCTGCCGGGGCTGCAGCTCCTGGACCTGTCGCAAAACCAAATCGCCAGCCTGCCCAGCGGGGTCTTTCAGCCGCTCGCCAACCTCAGCAACCTGGACCTGACGGCCAACAGGCTTCGCGAGATCACCAACGAGACCTTCCATGGTCTGCGGCGCCTGGAGCGCCTCTACTTGGGCAAGAACCGCATCCGCCACATCCAGCCCGGGGCCTTTGACACGCTCGATGGCCTCCTGGAGCTCAAGCTGCAGGACAACGACTTGCGGGCACTGCCCCCGTTGCACCTGCCGCGCCTGCTGCTGCTTGACCTCAGTCACAACAGCCTCCCGGCACTGGAGCCTGGCACCCTGGACACGGCCAACGTGGAGGCACTGCGGCTGGCTGGCCTGGGGCTGCGGCGGCTGGATGAGGGGCTCTTCAGCCGCTTGCGCAACCTCCATGACCTGGACGTGTCTGACAACCAGCTGGAGCGTGTGCCACCCGCCATCCGGGGCCTTCGGGGCCTGACGCGCCTGCGGCTAGCGGGCAACACCCGCATTGCCCAGGTGCGGCCCGAGGGCCTGGCCGGCCTGGTGGCCTTGCAGGAGCTGGACCTGAGCAACCTGAGCCTGCAGGCCCTCCCGCACGAGCTGTCGGGCCTCTTCCCCCGCCTGCGGCTCCTGGCAGCCGCCCGCAACCCCTTCAACTGCGTCTGCCCCCTAAGCTGGTTTGGGCCTTGGCTACGGGACAGCCACGTGGCACTGGCCAGTCCAGAGGAGACACGCTGCCACTTCCCGCCCAAGAATGCCGGCCGACTGCTCCTAGACCTCGAGTATGCGGACTTTGGCtgccctgccaccaccaccacagccacGGCACCCACCACAAAGCCCGAGGTGTGGGGGCCCACCTTCTCCCCTTCCAGTCCGGCCCCCACCTGGCTCAGCCCGACGGAGCTGGTCACGGAGGCCCCCAGCCTGCCCCCTGCAGCCCCGCCCACGGTGCGGCCTCCATCCCGGCCCCAGGACTGCCCGGCCTCCATTTGTCTCAATGGCGGCACCTGCCACCTGGgggtgcaggggcacctggagtGCCTGTGCCCTGAGCTCTTTGTGGGCCTGTACTGCGAGAGCCGCGTGCGGCAGGGGCTTCCGGCCAGCCCGGCCCCGGCCACGCTGCAGCCGCCGCAGCCCCCGGCCCTGGGCATCGAGCCAGCCAGCCCCACTTCCCTGCGCGTGGGGCTGCGGCGCTACCTGCAGGGCAGTGCCCTGCAGCTCAGAAGCCTCCGCCTCACCTACCGCAACCTGTCGGGCCCCGACAAGCGGCCCGTGACGCTCCGCCTGCCCGCTTCCCTTGCCGAGTACACGGTCACCCAGCTGCGGCCCAACGCCACCTACTCCATCTGCGTCAGGCCTCTGGGCGTCGGGCGAGTGCCGGAGGGCGAAGAGGCCTGTGGGGAGGCCCGCACACCCCCCGCCAGCCGCTCCAACCACGCGCCTGTCACCCAGGCCCGGGAGGGCAACCTGCCGCTCCTCATCGCGCCCGCCCTGGCGGCCGTGCTCCTGGCCGCGCTGGCGGCCGTGGGGGCGGCCTACTGCGTGCggcgggggcgggcggcggcggctgcgcACGGCAAAGCACAGCTGGGACCCGGCACTGGGCCCCTGGAGCTGGAGGGCGTGAAGGCCCCCTTGGAGCCGGGCCCCAAGGCGACTGAGGTCGGTGGGGAGGCCCCACCCAGCGGGCCCGAGTGTGAGGTGCCACTCATGGGCTACACCGGGCCCagcccccaggggcccctccccGCCAAGCCCTACATCTAA